Genomic DNA from candidate division KSB1 bacterium:
ATTTTCAAGCTGCAAATAAAGCAGCGCCAGCGAATTCCATTCTGCGCTTTCAATGCGTTCCCAAACATTTGGAAAAAGCTCCGGACGCAGCCGCAATTGCTGGGCCCAGTGTTTTGCCAGAAGTTTCATCTGCTTGCGCTGTTCCGGGGTTGGAATGGCCCGAGTATCTTTTGTTTTTGCCACTAGAACCAAAACCTGTTCACCGCCAAATTCATCACGGTATTCTTGATAAATTCGGTTTGTCTCCAATGCCTTGCTGACAAGCTGATCGCGGTCGGAGATGATAGGTAGTTTGAAAAAATAGATATAGCCTCCAGCTGCTGCTAGTAAAAATGCTATTAAGACAACGGTAAATGGGTAGCGGTAAGAGATTTCTGTTAAAAAATCAGGTATTTTGTAGAAGAATTTCAAGGCTTATTTTCTCTATTAGCACTATGCAATCGGTGCTTATACTCATTAAACCCAAAGAAAAGACCTTTGAAAATTAAATCTGTAGTGATTTGATAGCTTTGCGAACATATAAAGATTATCATCATGGCTATTACAAAAATAACTAAGCCAGGTTCTTGCTCAGGGGTTTGAGCTTTTTGCAATTGAAAAGAAAGTCTAAACATTAAACCAAGGTAGAAAACGAGAAGCCCCCAAAACATACCTAAGGAAGCTCTAAAAAAATTAATTCGTCTTTGAAGTTTGGATTCAATAGTTCAATATTTTTTTCAATAAGTTCGAAGTCCTCAAGGCTTTGAATGTTTTGTCATTCAAGAATATTTTTTACAACGTATTCTACATCCTGTTTTATCCCATAATCTGCTGTTTGAGTTGGAACTGGGAAGAGATGTATAATCGATGGGAATATTAGGATCAACAAAAATAAAGGTGAGGTAAATGAGCCATTTCCGAACAAACCAATATAAATAAGAAATAATACAATGGTAATCACACAAAAATGAAAAAGCCGTCTAAAAGCACCATAATCGATCGCGACGAATAAATAGTTGCATGGATAGAAAAAATACGACTTTATATATGTTGTAACACGACTTTCTGAATAAAGTGAATCAGATAATATAAGCTTCCATTTTACCAAGAATGGCTTTTGAAGACTCATAGAGTGAACCTTGTTGAATATCCATAGGGTTAGCATTATGTTGATTTATTGCTTAAGAGGCTAATTACAATCATAACGTCTGTGTCAACCGCACCAACGCCAATCTGCCGATTTCCGGAAGCCCGACAAATTCTCTGTGTTTGTTATTTAGTAGATTTTGCACAGTTAAGTTTAAGCGCGTGTTATCAAAGAATGGCAAGGTGTAGGTGGCGTTTAAATCCAGAATTGTGTAACGGTCGACAGTCCCGGTAAATATTCCGGAATTTGCCGGAAAAGAATCCACGAAACGCAGTCTGAGGTTGCTGTCAAATCCGGCGTTTCTATTTCGATAGTTGAGGTTGGCGCCGAATTTGTGTTTGGGTGCATTCAACGCAATATCGGAAAAACCGTCCTGGCTTTTGAAGAAATCGCGGTTTATAAAAGAGTAATTACCGGTGATATTCCAGTTGCGATTGATTTGGTAAGTCAAACTTAAATCCAAGCCCGTTACCGATACATCTCCTAAATTACGATGGGTCAGAATGATATCCGTACCGCTTTGTACTTCTTGAGGAGAGATGACGCCAATTGGCAGTAACGCAAGACTGTCTAACATGAGAAAATCGTTCACAAATTGAGTTGCTTGTTCTAAAGTGACGTTCGGATCATTATTAGCAATGTCTTGGGCTAAGACCGGCCCCAGGGTTTCCGGATTGATAAAAACAGCAGGTGTTTCAACTCTGAGCGGTCCAATGAAATCTTTGATTTTTGAATGATAAAGATCCACACTCGCAAGCAGCTTGTTTTCAATGAGCCCTTTGTAACCTACCTCAAAAGTTGTTGTTGTAGTTTCAAAAAGCGGTTTAATGTTTCGGACAAATGAAATGTCCACCGGCTCTAATTCCTGGGTTTCCGTATTTATGACTCTCAGGTTTGCCGGGGCTGACTGACTTAATTGCGCAGGCAGGATACTTTCAAAAGCGCCCTGGAGGCCCGGGGGAATCTGGGAAAGAATCACTGCCCGAATTGCCGGCCAGACCGACTGGGCATCCGCAGGCAGGTAGGAATTAGCTTCCGGAATAAAGCCGTTGTCTGCCAGAAACCCACCAAATGCCGTGACCATTTGCGGCCGGCCGTTAGGATCAAAATTAAAGTTAAATCCTGAAGGCCAGGTGCCGCGCGCGCGAATCTCAAACAACGTCTCGCCGATAAAAGGAGCCAGGACAGCCAGACTGGGATCGATTGAGGTTGAGATACGCTGACCAACCACATCAGAGAACAAGTTGTCAGAAGTCGGAGTACTGAAAGCCCGGTTAAAAGTTAACCTAAAATTATTGGTAGGGGTTGGTTTAAAAACCAGAGCTGCTCTTGGCGAAAAGTTCAGACCATCCAGACGGTTGTGATCGTCGATACGGGCCGCACCCAGAAATTTTAATTTGGAAGTCAAATTGGTTTCCGACTGCAAATAGGCGCCGATTTCATTTACATTATCGTTATCCTCATTGCGGCCATTTACAGTTCCTTCTGACTCGGGCCGGGTGAGTAAAACATCGATACCGTATGTCAATTGTTGGCGGCTACTCAAAGACAAACTGTGCTGCGCCTGAGTCACAAACAGACTCGATTTGTTTATGACGAAATCTCCGGTTCTAAGAAAGTAAGTGTCCCCTGTACTAATTTTGTTTATAAATGCCTGTGCAAAAAAGTCTTTATAAATCAATCGTCCCTGGATATATTTAAAAGACGCGTCCAAAGCCTGAACCGCGCCCTGGTTAGTGATTTCAATATTGTCACCTCGGCTGAACCCGCCGTTTACAATAAATTTTAGTTCAGGTGAAAGATGGAAATCAAAACGTCCATCGAGATTGGTGCTTTTGATGTCGAAAATTCTTACGCCAATTCTAAGGGTATCCGGATCGGCGCCGTTTCTAATAGCATCCAAGCGGGCAACTATTTCAGTGGAATCTACCGAAGGAAAATCGTTGCCTTCATAATATTGCAGCGAAAATTTGTAGCCAATTTTATCGTTTAAAACGCCTGCATGCCTGATCGTGCCGATCAGTACACTTCTTTCACCGCCCCCGACACTGACTATGGTTCCTTTTGAATCGAAGGGAGATTTGGTTAAAACGTGCATGACCCCGTTAGCGCTGTTGGGGCCATAAAGTGCAGATGCAGGCCCTGAGACGACTTCGATGCGCTCAATATCCAAATTGCTGGCCGGAATCAATTGGAAGGCGTTAAGGCGTACCGCTGGAATCCTGGTGATACGGTTGTCAATAAGTGAAAGGAGGGATCCGGAAAAAAGATCATTAAATCCACGAACCACAACTCTCGATTGATTCAGTCCCGCTGAAATGATGTCAACAGCGGGCAAAGCTTTCAAGTGATCTGTAGGAGTTAGAGCTGTGCGATTTTCAATAGCTGCCGCATTGAGAACCGTAACCGAGGCCGGTGCATCAAGCACTTTTTCAGGACGCCTGGAAGCGCTTATACTGATTGGGTTAAATTCAATGGCTTTTACGGTGAGCATAATTTCAAGCTCTTTTGTTTCACCGTTTGAAATAAATAAATTCGGAATAACTTTTAGTTGGTAGCCAATATGTTTCACTTGAATCAAATAATTTCCCGGGGGAAGATTTTTTAATTCAAATTGGCCCGATTTTGAAGTGGCGGTACCTGTCTTAAGCTCGCCGGAAGTGACAATCACGTTGGCGCCGGCAAGCCCTTTATTGGTTTCTGCATCTGTTACGGTGCCTCGCAGGATTCCGGTCTGGGCACTTAAATCCGTTGAAAATGTAATGAGGAACGCAATTAATAAAATAAAATTCCTGGAAAATTGTCTTCGTGATTTTGCCATTCGCAGTTTCCTTTTGTTTCAGAGTCAGTATCAGTTTAAGATAACTTTATTACCATGCATTTTATTTCGATCGGGTAAGTGTGGAGTTTCAGTTGCTTATCGTCAAATTTCCAACCCCCTTGCCCTGCATCAATTTTTCAATTTCTGCAATTTCACGCGGCACATCTTTGCTCAAATTCTCAAATCCGCTTTCCGTCACTACAATGTCATCCTCAATGCGCACACCGATGTTCATATACTTTTCCACCCGCTGTCTTATTTTAGCGATTTCTTTTTCGGAGTATCCTCTTTCCTGCATCTTTTCAAAAACGTCGGTGCGAACGTAAAGTCCGGGTTCAACAGTAAAGACCATGCCCGGTGCCAAAGTCACCGACTCGCCATTTTGCGTATAAGCACCAACGTCATGGACTTCCAGTCCTATCCAGTGTGCATATCCGTGGAGAGAGAAGATCCGGTAATCTTTTTTATCTTTAATAAATCCAAGTTTCACTAAACCTTTTCCAAGAATATCATTGATAGCCTTGTCCAACTCGCTCTTCATTATACCCGGCTTGACCATGTTGATTGCGGTGTTTTGGGCATCCAGAACGATTTGGTAAATTTCTTTTTGTTCTGTAGTGAATTTACCGTTTGCAGGGACTGCGCGGGTAATGTCTGCAGAATAATAACCGTATTCGGCGGCGCAATCCATCAGGATCATGTCGCCGTCTTTGATTTTTTTATTGTTCAGGTTGTAGTGTAAAATCGTGCTGTTATAACCGGACCCGACGATGCAGTTGTATCCATTCCGAGGGGACCCATTTTTTCTGAACACATATTCAAACACCGCCTGAATTTCATGTTCGTACATACCCGGTTCAATCGATTTGATCGCTTCCAGGTGTGCCGCGACTGAAATATTGATTGCCTTTTTCAGGCCCATTTCCCAGTCGCCGTCATTCTTGATAAGCCGCATCTGATCGAGGAAAGGAGCCGGATCTGTGATCGCCCAATTACCGCCGCTGCGCCGCTCAATCAAACGTTTGCGGACGAGATCGTCGGTCTCGGGGTTAATCCCAAATGTGTAGTAAATTGGCCGGTCATATTGAATAAAACGAAAAATGGTACGATTGAAGTCTTCGATGTAAAGCGCGGTATCTGCCTTAAAGGTCGCCAGGGCGCCTTCAACGCCGGCGCGAGGACCGTCATAAGTCTCGCGGCGACGATCGCGCTTCCGAACATACATAATATATTTGTACTTCGGGTGGGAAGGATTGATGACAAGCATGGACTCGGGCTCTTCGAATCCGCTCAAATAGTAAAAATTGCTTTCCTGACGGTAAGGGTACTCAATGTCTAAATTTCTCAAGTAGACCGGTTTGCTCGGGAAAATCGCAATGCCATTCGGGTCGATTTTTTCCATGAAAGCAGCACGGCGATCTGCGAAAACCAGCATGTCTTTTTGTAGGGGTTGAGAATAAGCAGTTGTTGTAAGCAGAAGAAATATAAATATGAGTCGTTTCATTGTCCCTCCGAAAATTTGATAAATATAACCCTTATGTAACAAAACAGCAAGGACATTTTCGTTGGCTGAATTGAACCGTTTGTAAAGTAAGGTTTAGTAAAGAGTGCGTTCTTTTTTATTTCCCCACTGAAAAAGGAGGACTCGAAGCGATTCAGATTTTTTTAGAAAGTAGAAAACTTTTGTAGAATTAAGGAGGAAAGGCGACCCATTAAAGCCGTTCAAAAACTTTGTCTATTTTCTCTTTAATATCCGTGCGGTTTGGATGTGCAGTTAATACTTTTTCCCATTCGTTTAATGCCAGGCGATAGAGGCCTTGTTTAGCATAAATGATGCCCATGTTTTCATGTTCGGATTCGCTCTCAAATTGCAACTGTTTCAATTTCTCAAAAATTTGCACCGATTCGTCAAACATCTTATGTCGAAAATAAGTGACTCCCAAAAAACTGTAAGCTTTTTTAAATGTAGGGAAAAGCTTGTTCGCGACTTTGAAGCTATTAATTGCAGCAGCAAAATTTTTGTTGCGATAGTGGTAGATGCCCTCTTTAAGTAATGTGTTTTTTTGCTCATCCTGCTTATTTGGCTTAGCCTTTGCCCGGGGAGGCTCACTTTCGATTGTTTGGGTTTCTTTTACCGAGTTGCCATTTTGAGTTTCCGCCCTAAGAGCTTGCTCCGCCTGTTCGATTTTTCTCTTAATATCCGGTCTATCATGGTTTAGGTCTAATGCCGCTTTCCATTCTTTAAGCGCTGATTGATAGACGTCCTTCTTTTCGTAAATCAGAGCCAGATTCTCATGTGCAATCGACTCGCCAGGGTACTTTTTTTTGTATTGCTCATACACCGAAAGCGCCTCGGTCATCATACCATTTTTAAAATAGGCGTTCCCCAACAATAAGTAAATATTTTTTGAATCAGGTTCAATTTTGAGCAAATTTCGAAATGTGATAATTGCATCTTCAAATTGTTTTTTTTGATAGTGTTTGACGCCAGCCACAAGAAGAGCCTCTGCTTTTTCAGCAGGTTCAGCGGCTTCAGATTTAAATTCAACTGTGTTTTCCTCGACCTGCGGTGCGCTTGCAATTTCAATCTCCTCATTCTCGGAAACGAGGCTGCTTTCAGGTTCCGTTTTGATCGGTTCTGTGGCAGCCTTTACCTCTGGTTCTGACTCAGTCTGCCCGGATTCTGCAGCAGGCTTATCTGTCTTTGATATTAAGTTGTGAACTTTCTTTATCTTTGAAAATAAATCCTCAATAGATTCAACCAGAATTGAGTCGGCTTCGATTCCAAGATCGGCTTCTAGTATTTGTTCTTTTTCAGTTTGCGGTGTCTTTTTCTGTGCGGGCTCCGGCAGAAGCTTGATCTCTGCTTCAGGTTTCTCTTCAACTTTGCTTTCGAAACTTTCTTCCGTTACGATCTCTTCTTCGATCTGTCCCTCCGGCCTTTCCTCAGCCGGTTCAACTACCTTTTCTGCGCTCTCTTCCTTTTCTTCTTGTTTTTGAGGTTCTTCTGTGGATGTATCATCCTTGACTCTCCCAATTTGGTCGCCGGCAAAGTCATCAAAAATTGCATCAACTAACGAATCTGAGATATCCCCAATTTCGAAATCGAGGTCTGGTGCCTCAACGATTTCCTGGACGGGTTCAGGCGCCGTTCCCTGAATTTCTTCGATTTCCGGAGCAGATTCTAATTGAGGATCCGGATCCAATTCTTGAGCGGCTTCCTTGAAATTTGCCGCCGCAGATCTTGCAGTTTCAGCTTTTGAATTCAGGCAGTCTAAGAATTCAGACAAAGTGAATTCGAGATCCGCCTTAGCCGGAGAATTATTCTTTATACGTTTAGGTGCTTTGCCGGCTTTTTGGGTTTCTGCCGGTGGAGACGGTGCCGGTAATTGCCTGGAATTATACTCGGGCTTTTTCACAGTTATTTTGGCGGGATTAACAGCATCGAGACTGGATCCCTCGTTTTTATCAGGAGCGTCGTCGTCTGTTTTGGTGCCTGTTTCTTTTGCTTCGATTTGTTTAGGCGGATTAATTTTAGAGATTTTTTCGTTTAATATTCCCCATTCGGGATTTTCATTTGCCCTCTTAATAAAAGTGTCGACTTCATCGGCAATCTCGTCGGTTTCTGCGCCATGTCCTTTTTCCGGGTGTTTGAAAAATCTTCGTAGTGGATATTTAATTAAATAAGCCAAAAACAAAATTGCGATATAACCTACTCCGAGAACGATTAGGCCATTCCTAAGATGATGTATTTCTTCGATTTTAATTTGCCGTTCAAGGTAATCCTTAAGAAACATCACGCGAATTTTCCCCGAAAAGAAATCACGTTTTTGGGTCGTCAGTTTTTCAAATTCATAAATCCCCGTTCCATCAATTGAATAAGTAAAGATACCTTCTTTAATAAAAGTAACGCCATGGGGGCGCCTAAACGGTATTTGGATTTCTGCAGATTTTGTTGACCAGATAATTTTGCCGCTGCTGTCTGCTACCGAAATGCTATGAATTTGCCATACTTTCTCTTCATAAATAGGTTGCAGGTAGGTTTTTAAATAAATTGCACCATCGGCCGATTTCAAGAAATCCGCTCTCGTCGGGCCTAAATGATTGGCAATTATCGTTGATATTTCTTCCCCTGCAGAAAGAAAATCGGAAACCCGTTTGAACTCTGCTCTTTTATAAGAATAAAAGAAAAAGGATATTGTTAAAATTGTAAATACGGCGAGAAAATAAGGTGATTTTAGGATTTGAAGCGGAACAATCGAGGGCTTAAGCCTGAGCGGCCTTTTGGCAGGTTGGCGATGCTTTGTCAGCCGAAGCTCATTACCGGCATCCGTTTTAGAATACTCAATCTTATCGATTAATTTTCGCATGAGGAAGATTCCCAAGTGGGGTCTCTCGCCTGTTTCAGCCGAATTTAAAAGATCCGGTTCTTCAGCCCAATTGGGGTCAAAGAAAGGACCTTGATCGATCAGCACAAATGTGATGCTCTTTCTTTTTACAATAGCTTGGATTGTAATATGACTTTGTTGATCCCGGTAACCGTGTGCGATGATATTCGTCGCAGCTTCATCAATGGCTAATTTAAAAGTGTTAATTAGCTTTTCCGCCAGACCGTATTTTCTACCGACCCGATTTACGAATTCACGCAAATCCGGCATATAATCTTGGTGGCCGGGTACTTTAAGTTGCTCTTTCTGTGCGGGTTTAAACAAGATTAGGCCGTTTGATTGGGATTCACCTGTAAAATAGAATTATTCTTAATGCTCCCCAAAAAGATGGGATAATCACATTTTTTCATTAAATATTCTGCCAGTGATTTAGCGCGGTCTAAATTAAGATCGGTTTTATTTATAAAGATAGCAACATTCGAGGTGAGTGGTATTTTGCGAGTATAGCCGGCCGTGGATAAAAGCTCCTTTGCAATAATTTTCCGGGTCAACTTTGCTCCTAAAGCCATATTCCATTTTTTGGCAAACAACTCAGCCCGATGCACCGTTTGATCATTCAGAGGTTGGTGGACAATTTCTGAACCAATTACCATAATTACTTTATCCGTTGCTGCAGGAATAACCGGTTCGTGGGGCATGTGTGTTTTAAAAGGACGCTGCCTGGCCCCATCTGCTTCGACTAATACAATATTTGCGTACTTTTTAAATTTTCGGACAATCTCAGTATTGACTCCAACAAGCCTATCTTCTTTGTAGCGATCTTTGGCAACCATCACAATTTTAAACTCATCAAGCATATAAGTCAATTCTTCACGGATATCTTGGCCGCGATCTTTAAGCAGAACCAACCCCGTATTTGGAAACGGCTCAATCTTGGTGGTGGTTGTGAGGATGACTTTTAAATTAAGATTAACTAATTCCTGGCCGATCTTTTTTAGCAGGGAGGACTTTCCACCGCCTCCGATTACGGAGATAATTTGTCCCTTGAAGCTGTTAATCGAGGAACCCAGCAGTGAGTAAAACGGCATAAAAATATTGGATTTAGATTGTTGACAAGTTTAGAATTTCTGTAAACAAAAGTCAACCTTTGCTATAAAAGAGCAATCAAAAAAATACTTTTCCCTCAGATGCAACTCATTAAGTAGGTTCCTTAAAAATAAGCAAATAAGGTCGGTATTTTCAACCGTCCCTGCCAAATTTCTTGCTGAATTTTCACTTGATTGTCGTGTTCGGAATGTTATATTTATTAGTATTAAACGCAAGAGCATTGAAAAGCGTAATTCATAATTTTATTTTATAAACTGAGTTTCTATAAAAGAGATGAGAATAGAGGGAGAGTTGAATGAACAACGTTGATGTGGATGCAGCCAAAAATCATTTTGCAAATTTAATCGAACAGCAGTTAAATCGTGTTGAATCGATGAAAAAGAGGACGGACTGGGTGGATTACCGGTCCTTACGTCCTATTATTATTGGAATTTGTGGCGGAGATGGAATCGGACCCTTTATCGCAAAGCAAGCCCAGCGGGTTTTAGAGTTTTTACTAAAAGAGCAGCACGGCGCCGGGATGGTTGAATTTCGGAT
This window encodes:
- the yqeC gene encoding putative selenium-dependent hydroxylase accessory protein YqeC; translation: MPFYSLLGSSINSFKGQIISVIGGGGKSSLLKKIGQELVNLNLKVILTTTTKIEPFPNTGLVLLKDRGQDIREELTYMLDEFKIVMVAKDRYKEDRLVGVNTEIVRKFKKYANIVLVEADGARQRPFKTHMPHEPVIPAATDKVIMVIGSEIVHQPLNDQTVHRAELFAKKWNMALGAKLTRKIIAKELLSTAGYTRKIPLTSNVAIFINKTDLNLDRAKSLAEYLMKKCDYPIFLGSIKNNSILQVNPNQTA
- a CDS encoding TonB-dependent receptor, with amino-acid sequence MAKSRRQFSRNFILLIAFLITFSTDLSAQTGILRGTVTDAETNKGLAGANVIVTSGELKTGTATSKSGQFELKNLPPGNYLIQVKHIGYQLKVIPNLFISNGETKELEIMLTVKAIEFNPISISASRRPEKVLDAPASVTVLNAAAIENRTALTPTDHLKALPAVDIISAGLNQSRVVVRGFNDLFSGSLLSLIDNRITRIPAVRLNAFQLIPASNLDIERIEVVSGPASALYGPNSANGVMHVLTKSPFDSKGTIVSVGGGERSVLIGTIRHAGVLNDKIGYKFSLQYYEGNDFPSVDSTEIVARLDAIRNGADPDTLRIGVRIFDIKSTNLDGRFDFHLSPELKFIVNGGFSRGDNIEITNQGAVQALDASFKYIQGRLIYKDFFAQAFINKISTGDTYFLRTGDFVINKSSLFVTQAQHSLSLSSRQQLTYGIDVLLTRPESEGTVNGRNEDNDNVNEIGAYLQSETNLTSKLKFLGAARIDDHNRLDGLNFSPRAALVFKPTPTNNFRLTFNRAFSTPTSDNLFSDVVGQRISTSIDPSLAVLAPFIGETLFEIRARGTWPSGFNFNFDPNGRPQMVTAFGGFLADNGFIPEANSYLPADAQSVWPAIRAVILSQIPPGLQGAFESILPAQLSQSAPANLRVINTETQELEPVDISFVRNIKPLFETTTTTFEVGYKGLIENKLLASVDLYHSKIKDFIGPLRVETPAVFINPETLGPVLAQDIANNDPNVTLEQATQFVNDFLMLDSLALLPIGVISPQEVQSGTDIILTHRNLGDVSVTGLDLSLTYQINRNWNITGNYSFINRDFFKSQDGFSDIALNAPKHKFGANLNYRNRNAGFDSNLRLRFVDSFPANSGIFTGTVDRYTILDLNATYTLPFFDNTRLNLTVQNLLNNKHREFVGLPEIGRLALVRLTQTL
- a CDS encoding aminopeptidase P N-terminal domain-containing protein, with the protein product MKRLIFIFLLLTTTAYSQPLQKDMLVFADRRAAFMEKIDPNGIAIFPSKPVYLRNLDIEYPYRQESNFYYLSGFEEPESMLVINPSHPKYKYIMYVRKRDRRRETYDGPRAGVEGALATFKADTALYIEDFNRTIFRFIQYDRPIYYTFGINPETDDLVRKRLIERRSGGNWAITDPAPFLDQMRLIKNDGDWEMGLKKAINISVAAHLEAIKSIEPGMYEHEIQAVFEYVFRKNGSPRNGYNCIVGSGYNSTILHYNLNNKKIKDGDMILMDCAAEYGYYSADITRAVPANGKFTTEQKEIYQIVLDAQNTAINMVKPGIMKSELDKAINDILGKGLVKLGFIKDKKDYRIFSLHGYAHWIGLEVHDVGAYTQNGESVTLAPGMVFTVEPGLYVRTDVFEKMQERGYSEKEIAKIRQRVEKYMNIGVRIEDDIVVTESGFENLSKDVPREIAEIEKLMQGKGVGNLTISN
- a CDS encoding ATP-binding protein, which produces MFKPAQKEQLKVPGHQDYMPDLREFVNRVGRKYGLAEKLINTFKLAIDEAATNIIAHGYRDQQSHITIQAIVKRKSITFVLIDQGPFFDPNWAEEPDLLNSAETGERPHLGIFLMRKLIDKIEYSKTDAGNELRLTKHRQPAKRPLRLKPSIVPLQILKSPYFLAVFTILTISFFFYSYKRAEFKRVSDFLSAGEEISTIIANHLGPTRADFLKSADGAIYLKTYLQPIYEEKVWQIHSISVADSSGKIIWSTKSAEIQIPFRRPHGVTFIKEGIFTYSIDGTGIYEFEKLTTQKRDFFSGKIRVMFLKDYLERQIKIEEIHHLRNGLIVLGVGYIAILFLAYLIKYPLRRFFKHPEKGHGAETDEIADEVDTFIKRANENPEWGILNEKISKINPPKQIEAKETGTKTDDDAPDKNEGSSLDAVNPAKITVKKPEYNSRQLPAPSPPAETQKAGKAPKRIKNNSPAKADLEFTLSEFLDCLNSKAETARSAAANFKEAAQELDPDPQLESAPEIEEIQGTAPEPVQEIVEAPDLDFEIGDISDSLVDAIFDDFAGDQIGRVKDDTSTEEPQKQEEKEESAEKVVEPAEERPEGQIEEEIVTEESFESKVEEKPEAEIKLLPEPAQKKTPQTEKEQILEADLGIEADSILVESIEDLFSKIKKVHNLISKTDKPAAESGQTESEPEVKAATEPIKTEPESSLVSENEEIEIASAPQVEENTVEFKSEAAEPAEKAEALLVAGVKHYQKKQFEDAIITFRNLLKIEPDSKNIYLLLGNAYFKNGMMTEALSVYEQYKKKYPGESIAHENLALIYEKKDVYQSALKEWKAALDLNHDRPDIKRKIEQAEQALRAETQNGNSVKETQTIESEPPRAKAKPNKQDEQKNTLLKEGIYHYRNKNFAAAINSFKVANKLFPTFKKAYSFLGVTYFRHKMFDESVQIFEKLKQLQFESESEHENMGIIYAKQGLYRLALNEWEKVLTAHPNRTDIKEKIDKVFERL